The Metabacillus schmidteae genome has a segment encoding these proteins:
- a CDS encoding GntR family transcriptional regulator, translating into MSNRDQIQNYLYEEIMTGIKQYIESNQLNQGDQIPTEAELCEIFQASRISIRRAIKELVDEGVLQIIRGKGTFVNTFRKEIHLLHFQGYTEGLTTKSDFITKDIISIEKIKGTPHINHKFDNKFDEYIELVRKVYRNNQILSLDYAYFPTALYPSIENKITSESSTFKIINDEYGINFKKVCKDLEFVHPTEVVQKHLEVNRMTPIILVDKIIYNEESIPVHYSNYYLIADRVKLRLETDY; encoded by the coding sequence ATGAGTAACCGCGATCAAATTCAAAATTATTTATATGAAGAAATTATGACCGGAATTAAACAATATATTGAATCGAATCAGCTAAATCAAGGTGATCAAATTCCTACTGAAGCTGAATTATGCGAAATTTTTCAAGCCAGCAGAATATCCATTCGTCGTGCCATTAAAGAATTAGTAGACGAAGGTGTTCTTCAAATTATTCGTGGAAAAGGTACATTTGTGAATACGTTTCGTAAAGAGATTCACCTTTTACATTTTCAGGGTTACACCGAAGGCTTGACGACTAAGAGTGATTTTATTACAAAAGATATTATTTCAATAGAGAAAATAAAGGGTACACCCCATATTAATCATAAGTTTGACAATAAATTTGACGAGTATATTGAGCTGGTTAGAAAAGTCTATCGAAATAACCAAATCCTAAGTTTGGATTATGCCTACTTTCCAACAGCACTTTATCCCTCAATTGAAAATAAAATAACATCAGAAAGTTCAACGTTTAAGATTATTAATGACGAGTATGGAATAAATTTCAAAAAAGTTTGTAAGGATCTTGAATTTGTCCATCCAACAGAAGTGGTACAAAAGCATCTTGAGGTCAATAGAATGACACCTATCATTTTAGTAGACAAAATTATTTATAATGAAGAATCAATCCCTGTCCATTATTCAAACTACTATTTAATTGCAGATAGGGTAAAGTTACGGCTGGAAACGGATTATTAG
- a CDS encoding MIP/aquaporin family protein — MEPPVLFKRCVAEGIGTALLVLIGAGTAAFNGVITASNNAAATLADIGVISVAFAIVVMAMIFTIGRISGCHINPAVTIGLAVTGHFAWKDVPAYIISQCVGGIIGAMGIVAVLGMDGIHLGGLGATSLGSSTGYVQGIVVEAIAAFVLMFVIMGIAVDSEAPGNWAGLVIGLTVGGIIMLTAGATGASFNPARTFGPYVMNSLAGGTISWAQFPVYVIGPIIGAIGGAVAYKGLTKTKKQVTGSDPHSVKV, encoded by the coding sequence ATGGAACCCCCAGTTCTGTTCAAACGATGTGTAGCTGAAGGTATTGGAACTGCTTTACTCGTACTCATTGGTGCTGGAACAGCGGCGTTTAATGGGGTCATTACAGCAAGTAATAATGCGGCGGCGACGCTTGCGGATATCGGCGTTATAAGTGTTGCCTTTGCGATTGTCGTCATGGCGATGATTTTTACAATTGGAAGAATCTCTGGTTGTCATATTAATCCTGCCGTTACGATTGGTTTAGCCGTCACCGGTCACTTTGCTTGGAAAGACGTCCCCGCGTACATCATCTCTCAGTGTGTTGGCGGTATCATCGGTGCAATGGGAATTGTTGCTGTTCTTGGAATGGATGGTATCCATCTTGGTGGGTTAGGTGCAACTTCACTTGGTTCAAGTACGGGCTATGTACAAGGCATAGTTGTGGAAGCGATTGCAGCATTTGTACTTATGTTTGTAATTATGGGAATTGCTGTTGATTCAGAAGCCCCGGGAAACTGGGCAGGACTTGTGATTGGATTGACGGTAGGAGGAATTATCATGTTAACGGCTGGGGCAACTGGTGCTTCGTTTAACCCCGCTCGGACTTTTGGTCCCTATGTGATGAATAGTTTAGCAGGTGGTACGATCAGCTGGGCACAGTTTCCAGTTTATGTGATTGGACCGATTATCGGTGCGATAGGCGGAGCAGTTGCATATAAAGGATTAACAAAAACAAAGAAGCAGGTCACGGGGTCTGACCCCCACTCTGTTAAAGTGTGA
- a CDS encoding CPBP family intramembrane glutamic endopeptidase: MSNNFIETMTISNEFKIIVNRLFLVVILLGIFFHLRLFKKKVSWYNAKPDWKNPINLPFHKVNTFWFWMIGIVVNGIVYLFFIVQKDVEYIVLLFWFCLFFSLINAVFEEVIWRGVMLSALNEFTSTGYAIFVTSVGFGLLHLAIGFSIPLSLLISVAGVIYAVITLKTNSVYPSIVFHIIINIGMVYSGFII, translated from the coding sequence GTGTCTAATAATTTCATTGAAACGATGACAATTTCAAATGAATTCAAAATTATTGTTAATCGTCTTTTTCTTGTTGTTATTTTACTAGGAATCTTTTTTCATTTACGGCTTTTTAAGAAGAAGGTTTCTTGGTATAATGCAAAACCTGATTGGAAAAACCCGATCAACTTGCCGTTTCATAAGGTTAATACATTTTGGTTTTGGATGATTGGAATAGTAGTTAATGGAATCGTATATTTGTTTTTTATTGTTCAAAAAGATGTAGAATATATCGTATTGCTCTTCTGGTTTTGTTTATTTTTTTCTCTAATTAATGCCGTTTTTGAGGAAGTTATTTGGAGAGGGGTTATGCTTTCGGCTCTTAATGAATTCACATCGACAGGGTATGCTATCTTTGTTACAAGTGTTGGTTTTGGGCTACTCCATCTCGCAATTGGTTTTTCTATTCCCCTTAGTTTGTTGATTTCAGTTGCAGGAGTAATATACGCAGTAATCACACTTAAAACAAACAGTGTCTATCCAAGTATTGTTTTTCATATCATCATTAATATTGGAATGGTGTACAGCGGATTTATTATTTAA
- a CDS encoding response regulator, with product MIRIVIAEDQEMLLGVIGSLLNLEEDMEVVGRARNGEEAVTLVSRLQPDVCIMDIEMPKMSGLEAAEALMPAGCKVIILTTFARNGYVDRALKACVNGYLLKDNPSKELICSIRSIMDGKQIYSPELMDVSRDSRLGTEVLELFDDGQTIDKTSNGPRNKKGSVRNYFSAIIDKIKLQTG from the coding sequence ATGATTCGAATTGTCATTGCTGAGGATCAGGAGATGCTGTTAGGGGTAATAGGTTCCCTTCTTAATTTGGAAGAGGATATGGAAGTGGTTGGTCGGGCTAGGAATGGGGAAGAGGCTGTTACTCTTGTGTCCCGATTGCAGCCTGATGTTTGTATCATGGATATAGAGATGCCTAAAATGAGCGGACTTGAGGCAGCTGAAGCATTAATGCCAGCTGGATGCAAGGTAATCATTTTAACAACATTTGCTAGGAATGGTTATGTAGACCGTGCACTAAAAGCTTGTGTAAATGGTTATTTATTGAAGGATAATCCAAGCAAGGAGTTAATCTGCTCGATCCGAAGCATTATGGATGGAAAACAAATTTACTCCCCCGAACTAATGGATGTTTCAAGAGATAGCAGACTTGGAACTGAAGTGTTAGAACTGTTTGACGATGGTCAAACTATAGATAAAACCTCTAATGGACCTAGAAACAAAAAGGGATCTGTGAGGAATTATTTTTCAGCAATTATTGATAAAATAAAGTTACAGACAGGTTAG
- a CDS encoding fatty acid desaturase, producing the protein MNLQNTKTLRKQVAPFEKTTTMKSTWQITNTIVPFITLWYLAYICLSVSYWLALVPIVLAAGFLVRVFIIFHDCTHHSFFKSRRVNRIVGTAMGVLTLFPFDQWGHEHSIHHATSGNLDKRGTGDIWTLTVDEYLAAPLRLRLAYRFYRNPFVMFGLGPIYVFLLKNRFNRKGARRKERLNTYLTNVLLVALIGILCLTVGWQSVLLVQGSIFLLSGSLGIWLFYVQHTFEDSYFEENKEWEYVKAAVEGSSFYKLPKFIQFLTGNIGYHHVHHLSPRVPNYKLEEAHNNTPPLQNVPTITLTTSLKSLRFRLWDEKTKNFVSFKDVKELAKKRVSVQIKPEL; encoded by the coding sequence ATGAACTTACAAAATACAAAAACTTTAAGAAAACAAGTTGCTCCATTTGAAAAAACAACAACAATGAAAAGTACATGGCAGATTACCAATACAATCGTTCCATTTATTACATTATGGTATCTTGCCTATATATGTCTGTCCGTTTCTTATTGGTTAGCATTAGTGCCAATAGTGTTAGCAGCTGGGTTTCTGGTAAGAGTCTTTATTATTTTTCATGATTGCACCCATCATTCCTTTTTTAAAAGCCGTCGCGTCAATCGAATAGTTGGAACAGCTATGGGTGTTTTAACTTTATTCCCGTTTGATCAATGGGGGCATGAGCATTCTATTCATCACGCTACAAGTGGTAATCTGGATAAGCGTGGTACAGGAGATATTTGGACACTTACAGTGGATGAGTATTTGGCAGCACCGCTAAGACTTCGTTTAGCATATCGTTTTTATCGTAATCCTTTCGTGATGTTTGGATTGGGGCCAATCTATGTTTTCCTTCTAAAAAATAGATTTAATCGCAAAGGGGCCAGAAGGAAGGAACGCTTGAATACTTATTTGACGAACGTTTTATTGGTTGCATTAATTGGAATTCTCTGCTTGACAGTAGGATGGCAGTCGGTGCTTTTAGTACAAGGATCTATTTTCTTGCTATCAGGGTCACTAGGCATTTGGCTGTTTTACGTTCAGCATACTTTTGAAGATTCTTATTTTGAGGAAAATAAAGAATGGGAATATGTAAAGGCAGCTGTGGAGGGAAGTTCCTTCTATAAGCTTCCAAAATTTATTCAATTCTTGACGGGGAATATTGGTTATCACCATGTTCATCATTTAAGCCCTAGAGTCCCAAACTATAAATTAGAAGAAGCACATAATAACACACCTCCCTTACAAAACGTACCAACAATTACACTTACTACAAGTTTAAAATCGCTCCGTTTCCGTTTATGGGATGAAAAAACTAAGAATTTCGTAAGCTTTAAAGACGTTAAAGAGTTAGCTAAAAAAAGAGTTTCGGTTCAAATAAAACCTGAATTGTAA
- a CDS encoding DEAD/DEAH box helicase has translation MSKKSFEDYQLSKEIKRALAVLKYETPTEVQNEVIPLALENQDLVVKSQTGSGKTASFGIPICEMVKWEEKKPQALILTPTRELAVQVREDITNIGRLKRIKALAVYGKEPFTKQKEELKQKNHVVVGTPGRVLDHIERGTLVLDQVKYFIIDEADEMLNMGFIDDVETIIKELPLDRVTMVFSATLPGDVENLCHKYMKKPINIEIAATEITTDRIEHQLIEVKEGDKISLLKSVTIVENPESCIIFCKTKENVDTVYSELERSQYSCEKIHGGLEQEERFAVMDGFKMGNFRYLVATDVAARGIDIDNVTLVINYDTPMEKESYVHRTGRTGRAGNKGKAITFATPYEEKFIKAIEKYIGFEIPVREAPTNQEVAKGTAAFEEKMSGRRIVKNNKTARINQDIIKLHFNGGKKKKIRTVDFVGTIAKIPGVTADDIGIITIHDNMSYVDILNGKGSLVLQAMENATIKGKKLKVSKAIK, from the coding sequence ATGAGTAAAAAAAGTTTTGAGGATTATCAGTTAAGCAAGGAAATAAAAAGAGCACTTGCAGTGTTAAAATATGAAACCCCCACAGAGGTTCAAAACGAAGTAATACCATTAGCATTGGAAAATCAAGATCTTGTCGTTAAATCTCAAACAGGTAGTGGCAAGACCGCATCCTTTGGTATACCTATCTGCGAAATGGTTAAATGGGAAGAAAAAAAGCCACAGGCATTAATTCTTACACCTACAAGGGAGCTGGCTGTTCAAGTTAGAGAGGATATAACGAATATTGGAAGGTTAAAGCGGATTAAAGCTTTGGCCGTTTATGGAAAAGAGCCTTTTACGAAACAAAAAGAAGAATTGAAACAAAAAAATCATGTTGTCGTCGGTACACCAGGACGTGTTCTTGACCATATCGAACGAGGGACCCTTGTTTTAGACCAAGTTAAGTATTTTATTATTGATGAAGCTGACGAAATGCTTAATATGGGATTTATTGACGACGTAGAAACAATAATAAAGGAGCTACCTTTAGACAGAGTAACGATGGTTTTTTCTGCTACATTGCCTGGAGATGTAGAAAATCTATGCCACAAATATATGAAAAAGCCTATTAATATCGAAATTGCAGCAACTGAGATAACCACAGATCGTATTGAACACCAGTTAATTGAAGTTAAAGAGGGAGATAAGATTTCACTTCTTAAAAGCGTTACAATCGTTGAAAACCCTGAGAGCTGTATCATTTTCTGCAAAACTAAAGAAAACGTAGATACAGTGTATAGCGAATTGGAAAGATCTCAATATTCTTGTGAAAAAATCCATGGAGGTTTAGAGCAAGAGGAACGGTTTGCTGTGATGGATGGTTTCAAAATGGGGAATTTCCGTTATCTTGTCGCAACCGATGTTGCCGCAAGAGGAATTGATATTGATAATGTAACACTTGTTATCAATTATGACACTCCAATGGAAAAAGAGAGCTATGTTCACCGAACAGGAAGAACTGGTCGTGCTGGTAATAAAGGAAAAGCCATTACATTTGCGACACCTTATGAAGAGAAATTTATAAAAGCAATAGAAAAGTACATTGGTTTTGAAATACCTGTAAGGGAAGCTCCTACAAATCAGGAAGTTGCTAAAGGAACAGCCGCTTTCGAAGAAAAAATGAGTGGACGCAGGATCGTGAAGAACAATAAAACTGCTCGAATTAACCAAGATATTATTAAACTTCATTTCAATGGTGGAAAAAAGAAAAAGATTCGGACTGTAGATTTTGTCGGAACTATAGCGAAAATTCCTGGAGTAACAGCAGATGATATTGGTATTATTACTATCCATGATAATATGTCATACGTTGATATTCTTAATGGAAAAGGCTCACTTGTTTTACAAGCAATGGAAAATGCAACAATCAAAGGTAAGAAACTGAAAGTGAGCAAAGCAATTAAATAA
- a CDS encoding tartrate dehydrogenase, which translates to MKKLKVASIPGDGIGKEVVPAAIDVLKAVSEIHGGLSFEFTDFPYSCEYYLEHGSMMPEDGLERLKDFDSIFLGAVGNSKLVPDHVSLWGLLIKLRREFEQQINIRPAKLLNGVRSPLVNPKDFDLIVVRENSEGEYSEVGGRIFREEDEIAIQNNIFSRKGTERAMHYAFDLASKRKKHVTSATKSNGIVHSMPFWDEVFKDVSKIYPEIETDSQHIDALSAFFVTHPDKFDVIVASNLFGDILTDLGAAIMGSIGIAPAANINVNGKYPSMFEPVHGSAPDIIGKGIANPIGQIWTAKMMLDHHGEHEIGSVLLDVVESITADGIMTPDIGGKHSTNEIAEEIIKRLKAKA; encoded by the coding sequence ATGAAAAAATTGAAGGTCGCTTCCATTCCAGGAGACGGAATTGGAAAGGAGGTTGTTCCTGCAGCAATCGATGTTTTGAAAGCGGTATCTGAGATCCACGGTGGGTTATCTTTTGAATTTACGGATTTCCCCTATAGCTGTGAATACTATTTAGAACATGGATCCATGATGCCGGAAGATGGACTTGAAAGGTTAAAAGATTTTGATTCTATCTTTTTGGGGGCTGTTGGAAATAGTAAGCTTGTACCGGATCATGTATCATTATGGGGCTTGTTAATTAAACTTCGTCGCGAGTTTGAACAACAAATAAACATTCGCCCGGCCAAGCTACTTAACGGTGTTCGTTCACCACTAGTAAACCCTAAAGACTTCGACCTTATTGTCGTTCGCGAGAATAGTGAAGGGGAATACAGTGAAGTCGGCGGTCGCATTTTCCGTGAAGAGGATGAAATTGCTATTCAAAATAATATCTTCTCCCGAAAAGGAACAGAACGTGCTATGCATTATGCCTTTGACCTGGCTTCTAAGAGAAAAAAGCATGTGACAAGTGCGACAAAGTCAAATGGAATCGTTCATTCCATGCCATTTTGGGATGAGGTATTTAAAGATGTTAGCAAGATTTACCCGGAGATTGAAACAGATTCTCAGCATATTGATGCGTTATCGGCCTTCTTTGTCACACATCCGGATAAGTTTGATGTAATCGTAGCTAGCAATCTATTTGGAGATATCTTAACAGATCTTGGTGCAGCCATTATGGGAAGTATCGGTATAGCACCGGCTGCAAATATCAATGTTAATGGGAAATATCCATCTATGTTTGAGCCAGTTCACGGATCCGCACCTGATATTATTGGAAAGGGAATTGCGAATCCAATCGGTCAAATCTGGACGGCTAAGATGATGCTGGATCACCACGGAGAACATGAAATTGGCAGCGTATTATTGGATGTTGTTGAAAGCATAACTGCTGATGGGATTATGACTCCGGATATCGGTGGAAAGCATTCAACAAACGAAATAGCAGAGGAGATTATTAAACGATTGAAAGCAAAAGCATAA
- a CDS encoding 2-hydroxycarboxylate transporter family protein, with product MSNLQNDPNVESIGLKSKTKWKIAGIEAPIFLAIVVILLIGIYMEALPQNLAGGLIVAMVLGILLMWIGDQIPVFNTFGGGPILCILIPALFLYWGLLPESVGTLTDHFYNEIGFSDFAVTGIIVGSILSMDRKMLMKIGSRFFIPLLGGVISTLLIGGLVGELIGFGFAETLFFVVGPIMGGGMAAGAVPMSEILAESSGGSAGDILAKIAPAVMVGNMICIIVAGALNGLGKRKNRPKNFSGDGEMIRLKEGQKKIDLSGSGSSKFAFSINSLIIGIIVATTVFAFGKIVSTIFPTFHSYVYIILGAAALKIFNVLPEYIEKAAEDWYDLITKAWVPAILVAISAGMVDFKSVIEIATNPSYISLVILTVVIAVLAAGFLGILVGFYFVESSISAGLGMADMGGSGDVAVLSAANRMGLMPFLQISSRIGGAIMLVILSLIAPFLM from the coding sequence ATGAGTAATTTGCAAAATGATCCTAATGTTGAAAGTATTGGTTTAAAATCAAAAACAAAGTGGAAAATTGCAGGAATCGAAGCACCTATTTTTCTAGCTATTGTCGTTATCCTATTAATTGGAATTTATATGGAAGCTCTGCCACAAAACCTCGCTGGCGGACTGATTGTAGCGATGGTGTTAGGAATTCTTTTAATGTGGATTGGAGATCAAATACCTGTCTTTAACACGTTTGGTGGCGGTCCAATTCTATGTATCTTAATTCCGGCATTATTCTTATATTGGGGTCTTTTACCTGAAAGTGTGGGAACTCTGACAGACCATTTTTACAACGAAATAGGATTTTCTGATTTTGCCGTAACAGGCATCATCGTAGGTAGTATCCTAAGTATGGATCGAAAAATGCTCATGAAAATAGGAAGTCGCTTTTTTATTCCTCTTCTTGGTGGTGTAATTTCCACGTTACTTATTGGAGGACTTGTTGGAGAGTTAATTGGATTTGGTTTTGCTGAAACGTTATTCTTTGTCGTAGGCCCAATTATGGGTGGAGGAATGGCCGCTGGAGCTGTTCCAATGTCTGAAATATTGGCTGAGAGCAGCGGCGGAAGCGCTGGTGATATCCTTGCCAAAATTGCTCCTGCCGTAATGGTAGGGAACATGATCTGTATCATTGTTGCAGGTGCCCTTAACGGGTTAGGTAAAAGAAAGAATCGTCCCAAAAACTTCTCCGGTGATGGGGAAATGATCAGATTGAAAGAAGGTCAGAAAAAAATCGACCTTAGCGGCAGTGGTTCTTCTAAATTTGCATTTTCTATCAATAGTTTAATAATAGGGATCATTGTGGCAACAACAGTATTTGCTTTCGGAAAAATTGTCTCGACTATTTTCCCAACATTCCATTCTTACGTATACATTATTCTAGGTGCAGCAGCTTTAAAAATTTTTAACGTACTTCCTGAATACATTGAAAAAGCCGCGGAAGATTGGTACGACCTCATTACAAAAGCGTGGGTACCTGCTATCTTAGTAGCGATCAGTGCAGGTATGGTTGACTTTAAAAGCGTGATCGAAATAGCGACTAACCCAAGCTATATCTCATTAGTCATATTAACGGTTGTTATCGCTGTATTAGCAGCTGGTTTCCTTGGAATATTAGTAGGCTTCTATTTTGTAGAATCTTCTATCTCTGCTGGTCTTGGAATGGCAGACATGGGCGGTTCCGGAGATGTTGCCGTATTAAGTGCTGCTAATCGCATGGGCTTAATGCCATTTTTGCAAATTTCATCACGTATAGGCGGCGCGATCATGTTAGTGATTCTATCGTTAATTGCACCGTTCCTGATGTAG
- a CDS encoding GntR family transcriptional regulator — translation MSDVSIEKSQPYYEQFYHMIKKMIYEGKFQPGERINETQLAKEFNVSKSPIREAIRILEKEGLLVVEKLKVVVYEPTLKEVRDIYFCRKALESFAVSLTTQIASDEELREIEDLLEKTEQAIQANEEPNTIISLNEQFHNLIMNFTRNTRLQKQVADLRGLITYFRILNFKGESRAETILDQHRHIFNFMKKRDEKLAAEEMIKHLELDVEHLIEVLSTPDEGSKIVLKDK, via the coding sequence ATGAGTGATGTTTCTATAGAAAAGTCACAGCCGTATTACGAGCAGTTTTACCATATGATTAAAAAGATGATTTATGAGGGGAAGTTTCAGCCTGGAGAACGGATTAATGAAACGCAATTAGCAAAAGAGTTTAATGTAAGTAAGAGTCCGATTCGAGAGGCGATTCGGATTTTAGAAAAAGAGGGTCTATTAGTTGTAGAAAAGTTAAAGGTGGTTGTGTATGAGCCGACATTAAAGGAAGTAAGGGATATTTATTTTTGTCGGAAGGCTTTGGAGTCCTTTGCGGTGAGCTTGACCACCCAAATAGCGAGCGACGAGGAACTCCGGGAAATTGAAGATTTGTTAGAAAAAACAGAACAAGCTATTCAAGCTAATGAAGAGCCGAACACAATCATTTCACTCAATGAACAATTCCATAACCTAATTATGAACTTTACCCGGAATACACGCCTTCAAAAGCAAGTAGCTGATTTAAGAGGATTAATTACCTACTTCCGCATATTAAATTTTAAAGGTGAAAGTAGAGCCGAAACCATACTAGATCAGCATCGTCATATTTTTAACTTTATGAAAAAGAGAGATGAAAAATTAGCCGCAGAGGAAATGATTAAACATCTTGAACTGGATGTAGAACATTTAATTGAAGTTCTTTCAACACCGGATGAAGGGTCGAAAATCGTACTTAAAGATAAATAA
- a CDS encoding mandelate racemase/muconate lactonizing enzyme family protein: MKIADIQVIRANRFLYVKVFTDEGLTGLGESGAWGFLDASAEAIITFKSYLIGKDPLQIEHHWQYMYRSFHFRGAAIMGAISAIDIALWDIAGKRFNVPTYMLLGGKTREKVRTYYHVSGETTEELVANCVKAKEMGFTAIGHLSPFLDEPRNKPYFLSYARMINEAADRVGMIRDAVGDDVDLCLELHRRMKPGEAVAFAQAVEQYRPFFLEDPTTPDNFDSMGLIASKSTVPIATGERIHTIQEFEMLLSRNAMSYARASVCLCGGITGAKKIAAIAEAHGVQVVPHNPLSPVSTAACMQIAISTENVAIQELPDHETVSATERFTSSNTVDVSKFKQSDMVTWVPTVKEGFIEVEERVGIGIDLVEDIEERFPYERRVVNTRLHVDGSIVDQ; the protein is encoded by the coding sequence GTGAAAATTGCTGATATTCAAGTCATTCGGGCTAATCGTTTTTTATATGTCAAAGTATTCACAGATGAAGGCTTAACAGGCTTAGGAGAGTCGGGAGCATGGGGATTTTTAGATGCATCTGCAGAGGCTATTATCACGTTTAAATCTTACTTAATCGGTAAGGATCCTTTACAAATTGAACATCACTGGCAATATATGTACCGTTCCTTTCATTTCAGAGGAGCAGCCATTATGGGAGCCATTAGTGCCATTGATATAGCACTATGGGACATTGCGGGTAAACGATTTAACGTCCCAACGTATATGCTTCTGGGTGGAAAAACGAGAGAAAAAGTAAGAACCTATTACCATGTTTCCGGTGAGACGACGGAAGAACTAGTTGCCAACTGTGTGAAAGCGAAGGAAATGGGCTTCACCGCCATAGGTCACCTCTCACCATTTCTCGATGAACCGCGAAATAAACCTTATTTTCTCTCCTATGCCAGGATGATCAATGAAGCAGCAGATCGTGTCGGCATGATTCGCGATGCAGTTGGAGATGACGTAGACTTATGCTTAGAGCTGCATCGCCGCATGAAGCCGGGCGAAGCAGTAGCCTTTGCACAAGCCGTTGAACAATATCGTCCATTCTTTTTAGAAGACCCGACAACACCGGATAATTTTGATTCCATGGGGTTGATCGCAAGTAAATCAACAGTTCCAATTGCAACCGGTGAACGAATCCACACGATTCAAGAGTTTGAAATGCTGCTATCCAGAAACGCCATGTCCTATGCCCGTGCAAGTGTTTGTTTATGCGGCGGAATTACGGGCGCGAAAAAAATTGCAGCCATTGCAGAAGCTCACGGTGTTCAGGTTGTACCACATAACCCATTAAGTCCCGTTAGTACAGCTGCTTGTATGCAAATTGCGATCTCAACTGAAAACGTAGCAATACAAGAGTTGCCGGATCATGAAACAGTATCGGCCACAGAAAGATTTACAAGTTCTAATACAGTTGATGTAAGCAAATTTAAACAAAGTGATATGGTCACATGGGTACCTACGGTGAAGGAAGGATTTATTGAAGTGGAGGAACGTGTTGGAATTGGGATTGACTTGGTTGAAGATATTGAAGAAAGATTTCCTTATGAACGGCGAGTTGTTAATACTAGATTACATGTTGATGGATCGATAGTTGATCAGTAG